In Streptomyces nodosus, one DNA window encodes the following:
- a CDS encoding DUF1876 domain-containing protein, producing MMHTTVGWHVELEFEEDEERTRAAALVRLPDGNEVRSHGYASRHHSDANQPRVGEEIAGARALNDLAFRLLGKAHSEIDEASGRTSRPLTH from the coding sequence ATGATGCACACCACAGTCGGATGGCATGTGGAACTGGAATTCGAGGAGGACGAGGAACGGACCCGGGCGGCGGCACTGGTGCGGCTCCCCGACGGGAACGAGGTGCGGTCCCACGGGTACGCCAGCCGCCACCACTCCGATGCGAATCAGCCCCGGGTCGGGGAGGAGATCGCGGGCGCACGGGCCCTGAACGATCTCGCGTTCCGGCTGCTCGGCAAGGCGCACAGCGAGATCGACGAGGCGTCGGGGAGAACGTCGCGTCCGCTGACGCACTGA
- a CDS encoding serine hydrolase domain-containing protein: MDVNGVAAEGFEPVREAFVRNFGTPGERGAAVAVYRDGRKVVDLWAGTRDIDGTEPWERGTAQIVRSATKGVAAAVLLMLAQRGELDLDAPVGHYWPEFKAHGKEHTLVRHALAHRAGVPVLDRALTPAEAADPEIAAAVLAAQAPVWEPGTDHGYHAHTYSWLTGELVRRVTGRSIGAWIATEIAGPLSLDLWLGLPDGEAHRVGRVGPLAAPEPDGALRVRPKRAVADAYADAGSLTRRAFAVISPPPDENDPAYRAAVLPASNGIATADALARFYAALTGEVDGIRLFTPETRERARAEASSGPDRVLVAPTRFGLGYMLHGSASPLLAPGSFGHPGRGGALGFADPESGIAFGYVTNGFRTSVTADPRAQALVRAVRTSLAQL, translated from the coding sequence GTGGACGTGAACGGCGTTGCCGCCGAGGGCTTCGAGCCGGTCAGGGAAGCGTTCGTGCGGAACTTCGGGACGCCGGGGGAGCGTGGGGCGGCGGTCGCCGTCTACCGCGACGGACGCAAGGTCGTGGACCTGTGGGCCGGGACCCGGGACATCGACGGGACGGAACCCTGGGAACGGGGCACCGCGCAGATCGTCCGCTCGGCGACCAAGGGGGTCGCCGCGGCCGTGCTGCTGATGCTCGCCCAGCGCGGGGAACTGGACCTGGACGCCCCGGTCGGCCACTACTGGCCCGAGTTCAAGGCGCACGGCAAGGAGCACACCCTGGTGCGGCACGCGTTGGCGCACCGGGCCGGGGTTCCGGTGCTCGACCGGGCGCTCACCCCCGCCGAGGCGGCCGACCCCGAGATCGCCGCCGCCGTGCTGGCCGCGCAGGCCCCGGTCTGGGAGCCCGGCACGGACCACGGGTACCACGCCCACACCTACAGCTGGCTGACGGGCGAACTGGTGCGCAGGGTCACGGGCCGGTCGATCGGCGCCTGGATCGCGACCGAGATCGCCGGGCCGCTGAGCCTCGACCTGTGGCTGGGGCTGCCCGACGGCGAGGCGCACCGGGTCGGTCGGGTCGGCCCCCTCGCGGCCCCGGAACCGGACGGCGCCCTGCGGGTCCGCCCCAAGCGCGCGGTCGCCGACGCCTATGCGGACGCCGGCAGCCTGACCCGCCGCGCCTTCGCGGTGATCTCCCCGCCGCCCGACGAGAACGACCCCGCCTACCGCGCGGCGGTGCTGCCCGCGTCCAACGGCATCGCGACGGCCGACGCCCTCGCCCGGTTCTACGCGGCACTGACCGGGGAGGTGGACGGCATACGCCTGTTCACTCCCGAGACACGGGAACGCGCCCGCGCGGAGGCATCCTCGGGCCCCGACCGCGTCCTGGTGGCCCCCACCCGGTTCGGCCTCGGCTATATGCTCCACGGCAGCGCGTCCCCGCTGCTGGCGCCCGGCTCCTTCGGCCATCCCGGCCGCGGCGGCGCCCTCGGCTTCGCCGATCCCGAGTCGGGCATCGCCTTCGGCTATGTCACCAACGGCTTCCGTACGAGCGTCACGGCGGACCCCCGGGCACAGGCCCTGGTCCGGGCGGTGCGTACCTCACTGGCGCAGCTGTGA